One window from the genome of Nitrospira defluvii encodes:
- a CDS encoding ATP-binding protein, with product MTLPCSSSELDRTGRHSTARGLGRLLAHFRTRTIFLQSLVAGILSYELVVSDDTIFGDAVSRMVAFGLMLFSAGIMLLPRAVLERAWFPGALISINTLLVTGTIYLSGAASSELYLTYFLLLLIASSAPSLKQLLGLSLIICAGYGVLVYEQTMQSGSLAVGHLLGIPVLLIMSVFYGLMLETVTAERRRNRLLREDVQELKQSEQVLEERRSQLETRVQGLKQGLSRANQEIRQGKVERTGLERQLREAQKFEAVGRLASRLAHEFNHVLTVIGSQTGAIVSRLKPGDPLHGPVEEIFRSGERAAAVTAQLLALHVHDTTVRDTLSLGQAIESMRDTFHGLLPSRIDVRVPDPSVPVLVEIGHDRLEYLLLHLVANARDAMPKGGRVDIAMEVVSGELLPAEQLEKNPRKRMARISVSDSGGGMNSDVQAQMFEPFFSTKETHAGLGLTQVYGIVRQHGGMVEVQSQPGQGTTVRVYLPLVERHGVVRDTRVLREAVSKGAETVLVVEEDEIARKLAWSTLHSHRYHVLEAGSAVEALLVAQQHNGPIHLTVSHLSLAEISGRELAKRLVLQHPKMKALFVSGFSDDTIASHRVNKKYFLQQPYRQHDLAEKVRELLDA from the coding sequence GTGACTCTTCCATGTTCCTCTTCCGAACTCGACCGAACCGGACGTCACTCAACCGCGCGAGGGTTGGGCCGGCTGCTTGCCCATTTCCGAACCCGTACGATCTTTCTGCAGAGTCTGGTAGCCGGCATTCTCTCCTACGAACTCGTGGTCAGTGATGACACGATCTTTGGGGATGCCGTCAGCCGGATGGTGGCGTTTGGGCTGATGCTGTTCAGTGCCGGGATCATGCTGTTGCCGAGGGCGGTGCTTGAGCGTGCCTGGTTTCCCGGCGCCTTGATCAGTATCAACACATTGTTGGTCACGGGAACGATTTATCTCTCCGGCGCGGCGAGTTCGGAACTGTACCTGACCTATTTTCTTCTGCTGTTGATCGCCTCATCCGCCCCCTCACTCAAACAATTGCTCGGCCTTTCACTGATCATCTGTGCCGGGTATGGGGTGCTTGTGTACGAACAGACCATGCAGTCCGGTTCCCTGGCTGTGGGCCATCTGCTCGGGATTCCCGTGTTGTTGATCATGTCGGTGTTTTACGGGTTGATGCTTGAAACGGTGACCGCGGAGCGACGCCGCAATCGCCTGTTACGGGAAGATGTGCAGGAATTGAAACAGTCTGAGCAGGTGTTGGAGGAACGACGGTCACAACTGGAGACACGCGTGCAGGGGTTAAAGCAGGGGTTGTCTCGCGCGAACCAGGAGATTCGTCAGGGCAAGGTCGAGCGGACGGGGTTGGAACGGCAGTTACGCGAGGCCCAAAAGTTCGAGGCGGTGGGCCGCCTGGCCTCTCGATTGGCACATGAATTCAATCACGTGTTGACGGTGATCGGGAGCCAGACCGGCGCTATCGTGTCCCGGTTGAAGCCCGGCGATCCCTTGCATGGACCGGTGGAGGAGATCTTTCGGAGCGGGGAACGGGCGGCGGCGGTGACGGCTCAGCTGCTGGCGCTGCACGTGCATGACACGACCGTTCGGGATACCTTGTCGCTCGGTCAGGCCATCGAGTCGATGCGTGACACGTTTCACGGACTACTTCCTAGTCGGATCGATGTCCGCGTGCCGGATCCCTCGGTACCCGTGCTGGTGGAGATCGGGCACGATCGGCTGGAGTATCTCTTGCTTCATCTGGTGGCCAACGCCCGGGATGCGATGCCGAAAGGCGGTCGGGTGGACATCGCGATGGAGGTGGTGTCCGGTGAGTTGCTGCCTGCCGAACAGTTGGAAAAGAATCCCCGCAAACGCATGGCCAGGATTTCTGTAAGCGACAGCGGCGGAGGGATGAACTCGGATGTGCAAGCGCAGATGTTCGAACCGTTTTTTTCGACGAAGGAAACCCACGCCGGTCTTGGACTGACACAGGTCTACGGGATCGTACGGCAACACGGGGGGATGGTTGAGGTGCAGAGTCAGCCGGGACAAGGCACGACCGTCCGCGTGTACCTTCCCCTGGTGGAACGCCATGGAGTCGTGCGTGATACGCGTGTGCTTCGCGAGGCGGTGTCAAAGGGCGCGGAGACGGTGTTGGTGGTGGAGGAGGATGAGATTGCCAGGAAACTGGCATGGTCGACGCTCCACTCTCATCGGTATCACGTACTGGAGGCGGGGTCGGCGGTGGAGGCCTTGCTCGTGGCTCAACAGCACAATGGGCCGATTCATCTCACGGTCAGCCATCTGTCGCTGGCAGAGATCAGCGGGCGCGAGTTGGCGAAGCGTCTGGTGCTTCAACATCCGAAGATGAAAGCGCTGTTCGTCTCAGGGTTTTCCGATGACACGATCGCCAGCCATCGGGTAAACAAAAAGTATTTTCTGCAGCAACCCTACCGTCAGCACGATCTGGCCGAAAAGGTTCGGGAATTGCTGGATGCGTGA
- a CDS encoding 5-(carboxyamino)imidazole ribonucleotide synthase, with translation MNVTVIEPGATLGVLGGGQLGAMFATAAKRMGYATVVWDPDPEAPAHRLADYSLINPFEDADARREFTRLVQAVTYEWENIPADLCEQLERDVPVRPSSRVLRVIQDRIEQKTFLRNQGLAVPVFSAMTSPEELGRQVTPGYPLVCKTATAGYDGKGQWKIARAEDCAAVQQELARNMRPGARWILEEWLPFDREVSILVVRGADGSSLTYPLVENVHEDGILRQTTVPANVSAPVVEQAANLARQAVHALDGVGVFCVELFLMSDDRLLINEVAPRPHNSGHYSLDACTVSQFEQQVRTLCGLPLGEIRLLSPAVMLNLIGDDVRLATTAPAVQDLLREPGAIVHLYGKRAIRPKRKMGHVSFLAATREEALAKAVSFRARLVPTSC, from the coding sequence GTGAACGTGACCGTCATCGAGCCTGGCGCGACCCTGGGGGTGCTTGGAGGTGGGCAGCTGGGTGCCATGTTCGCCACCGCGGCCAAACGGATGGGGTATGCGACTGTGGTGTGGGATCCAGACCCTGAGGCCCCGGCCCACCGCCTTGCCGACTATTCGCTGATCAATCCGTTTGAAGATGCCGACGCCCGTCGTGAATTCACGCGATTGGTGCAGGCGGTGACCTATGAATGGGAGAACATCCCGGCTGATCTGTGCGAACAGTTGGAGCGTGATGTGCCGGTTCGCCCGTCCAGTCGGGTGTTACGAGTGATTCAAGACCGCATCGAGCAGAAGACGTTCTTACGGAATCAAGGATTGGCAGTCCCGGTATTTTCCGCCATGACCTCGCCGGAGGAACTCGGCCGGCAGGTAACGCCGGGCTATCCTCTGGTGTGTAAGACCGCCACTGCCGGCTATGACGGCAAGGGGCAGTGGAAAATCGCGCGAGCGGAAGACTGTGCGGCGGTGCAGCAGGAATTGGCCAGGAACATGAGACCCGGAGCACGGTGGATCCTCGAAGAGTGGCTGCCCTTCGATCGCGAAGTGTCGATTCTCGTTGTGCGGGGGGCAGACGGGTCGTCGCTGACCTATCCGCTGGTTGAGAATGTGCATGAAGACGGGATTCTTCGCCAGACCACTGTGCCTGCGAATGTGTCGGCGCCGGTGGTCGAGCAGGCGGCAAATCTGGCGAGGCAAGCGGTGCACGCGCTGGACGGCGTGGGGGTCTTTTGCGTGGAACTGTTTCTCATGTCCGATGATCGGTTGCTCATTAACGAGGTCGCGCCCCGCCCCCATAATTCCGGTCACTATTCGTTGGATGCCTGCACGGTGTCGCAGTTTGAGCAACAGGTGCGGACGCTTTGCGGCTTGCCGCTCGGAGAAATCCGTCTGCTCAGTCCCGCTGTCATGCTCAACCTCATCGGTGACGATGTTCGATTGGCGACTACTGCTCCCGCCGTGCAAGATCTGTTGCGTGAGCCGGGTGCGATCGTGCATTTGTACGGTAAACGAGCCATTCGCCCCAAACGGAAAATGGGCCATGTTTCGTTCCTCGCCGCAACCCGGGAAGAGGCGCTTGCCAAAGCCGTGTCATTCCGTGCGAGACTGGTTCCGACCTCCTGTTAA
- the purE gene encoding 5-(carboxyamino)imidazole ribonucleotide mutase, with translation MSKSRNAVRVSVGVLGGSTSDFPILEKAVAMLNELGIPNELLVVSAHRTPDRLFAYAEQAVERGIQVIIAGAGGAAHLPGMLAAKTPLPVIGVPIPTEHLRGLDSLLSIVQMPRGIPVATVAIGGAENAAILAAQILGLQSTSIRQRVEAFRTAQRQRVLDSQDDARLSPPFPMKRSSRTGRRP, from the coding sequence ATGTCGAAGAGCCGTAACGCCGTGCGCGTATCTGTCGGGGTGTTGGGTGGGAGCACATCGGATTTCCCGATTCTTGAGAAGGCCGTGGCCATGCTCAATGAGCTCGGGATTCCTAATGAGCTACTGGTGGTGTCGGCCCATCGTACGCCTGATCGCCTCTTCGCTTACGCCGAGCAGGCAGTTGAGCGGGGGATTCAGGTGATTATTGCCGGTGCCGGGGGAGCGGCCCATCTGCCGGGGATGCTAGCCGCCAAGACGCCATTGCCGGTGATCGGCGTACCTATTCCGACTGAACATCTTCGTGGGTTGGATTCCCTGCTGTCCATCGTCCAAATGCCGCGGGGGATTCCGGTCGCCACCGTGGCCATCGGCGGGGCTGAAAATGCCGCGATCCTGGCTGCGCAGATTCTGGGATTGCAGTCGACGAGCATTAGACAACGCGTTGAAGCATTCCGTACGGCACAAAGGCAACGCGTGCTCGACTCACAAGACGACGCCCGGTTGTCTCCTCCGTTCCCGATGAAACGAAGCTCCCGGACGGGCCGCCGACCGTGA
- a CDS encoding HlyD family secretion protein encodes MQRIREGLKTRFRSLVTQRTGLDEMAVDDLATSTKLQSWEAVQIPERLRFSSRLAILLVGFFMLIVAFVPWTQTITVTGQLSAYTPFERPQDVEAQITGRIRKWHIFEGVRVKAGDVILELDDYDPNFMAPDLLSLLEQRKQALEETRKAALSRADQLDKRIKEMQNLVKAAVPSAGARVLEAESKVREARQKIEASKIAVATAELNVERHQQLAQQGLVSQRELELTIQAAIASKADLQGAQANLAAAEQGMRALSFGREQVNAEVLQRLLDAEAARDASIGEAARAADQVADVSLRLSNANQRRVASRILSPIDGTVVKMAQAGAGETVRPGEKLVRISPNSTDKAIEMVADGIDAPLLNVGRKVKILFYGIPAIPLPAWPELMAGTYNGVIKVIDQVDDGKGNFRFWVVPDLEERPWPPQEHVRQGTKAMGWVILNRVPLWYELWRRFNLFPPDYQERPPSLIDTLLPKAGRGAK; translated from the coding sequence GTGCAGCGTATTCGTGAAGGGCTCAAAACGCGATTTCGCTCTCTGGTCACCCAACGCACGGGTTTGGACGAAATGGCCGTCGACGACTTGGCGACCTCGACCAAACTGCAATCGTGGGAAGCGGTCCAAATCCCCGAACGGCTGCGATTCTCCTCTCGGCTGGCGATCCTCCTGGTCGGCTTCTTCATGTTGATCGTGGCCTTCGTCCCTTGGACTCAAACCATCACCGTCACCGGACAACTCTCCGCCTACACCCCCTTCGAACGACCCCAGGATGTCGAAGCCCAGATCACCGGCCGCATCAGGAAATGGCACATCTTCGAAGGCGTACGGGTGAAAGCCGGCGACGTGATTCTCGAACTTGACGACTACGACCCGAACTTCATGGCCCCGGATCTGCTGAGCCTCCTGGAACAGCGCAAACAGGCGCTGGAGGAAACCCGGAAAGCCGCGCTGAGCCGCGCCGATCAGCTCGATAAACGCATCAAGGAAATGCAGAATCTCGTGAAGGCGGCCGTCCCATCGGCAGGTGCGCGTGTCCTCGAGGCGGAAAGCAAGGTGCGCGAAGCGAGACAAAAAATTGAAGCCTCGAAGATTGCGGTCGCCACGGCCGAGCTGAACGTGGAACGGCACCAGCAATTAGCACAACAAGGGCTGGTCTCCCAACGTGAACTGGAACTCACCATTCAAGCCGCCATCGCCAGTAAAGCGGACTTGCAAGGGGCACAGGCCAACCTGGCCGCTGCCGAACAAGGCATGAGGGCCCTGAGCTTCGGGCGAGAACAGGTGAACGCGGAAGTCCTGCAACGTCTGCTCGATGCGGAGGCGGCGCGCGATGCTTCGATCGGAGAAGCCGCGCGCGCGGCTGATCAAGTCGCGGATGTCTCCTTGCGACTCTCCAACGCAAACCAACGGCGCGTGGCCAGCCGGATTCTGTCACCCATCGACGGCACCGTGGTGAAAATGGCGCAAGCCGGCGCGGGGGAAACCGTGCGGCCCGGTGAGAAGCTGGTGAGAATTTCTCCAAACAGCACCGACAAGGCCATCGAAATGGTCGCCGACGGCATCGATGCCCCGCTGCTGAACGTCGGACGCAAAGTGAAGATTCTCTTCTACGGCATCCCGGCTATTCCATTGCCGGCTTGGCCGGAACTGATGGCCGGTACGTACAACGGGGTCATCAAGGTCATTGACCAGGTGGACGACGGCAAGGGCAATTTCCGCTTCTGGGTCGTCCCCGACCTTGAGGAACGACCCTGGCCGCCACAAGAACATGTGCGCCAGGGGACCAAGGCGATGGGATGGGTCATTCTCAATCGCGTCCCGCTCTGGTACGAGCTGTGGCGCCGGTTTAACCTCTTTCCTCCCGACTATCAGGAACGGCCGCCGAGCCTGATCGACACACTCCTGCCAAAGGCCGGTCGCGGGGCCAAGTAA
- a CDS encoding TolC family protein — translation MRNYAGVFVIAACALCWVPDKSAAAEESSKSKALPPIPLSLNEVHAWIDRSHPLLKGAGTEKTSARGKMLKALGAFEPVLVNDTEIERFIDKGTTKTQSVGFNDTLVEARTPWGFRGSAGIRQSIGDAKIPDLAFGNGQQVILGGFLPLLKGLMINPEHAELQRSELADPRAEVKISQTRQDLFLAAATQFWDWVSAAKFVDVQRRALGVAEERLRQVEGRAKAGAVAPLDVVEAGQEVQRRREVAIAAQRAVEQEQYRMSMFLWENQAPTTPQLERVPDFPPPAMPPTSEAVKADKLQAKTDRPEIREIDIEAKVNNIDLELAKNNLLPSLDLEAAPARAPEKFVLGLGYRFGAELRIPILQRRSRGEVMEAQAQADRLVLVQKYREQQVVVDVDNALSAIERAKERVAAAAESLRMAKTLEEGERFRFSLGATSVLFVNLRERNSVDSEMQLVRAKADYQKALALYQWATGSWARSQPSAVPVNYRVGASFAK, via the coding sequence ATGAGAAACTATGCCGGGGTATTCGTCATCGCAGCCTGTGCGCTGTGCTGGGTGCCGGATAAGAGTGCCGCCGCCGAGGAGTCGTCCAAATCGAAAGCCCTCCCGCCCATTCCCCTTTCACTCAATGAAGTCCATGCCTGGATCGATCGGTCCCATCCACTCCTGAAGGGAGCCGGCACCGAAAAAACGTCGGCGCGAGGGAAAATGCTCAAAGCCCTGGGCGCCTTTGAGCCTGTCCTCGTCAACGATACCGAAATCGAACGTTTCATCGACAAAGGCACCACCAAAACGCAAAGCGTCGGCTTCAACGATACGCTGGTCGAAGCGCGCACACCGTGGGGATTCCGAGGCAGCGCGGGTATCCGGCAGTCCATCGGCGACGCCAAGATTCCAGATCTCGCGTTCGGCAACGGCCAGCAGGTCATTCTGGGCGGGTTCTTGCCTCTCCTGAAAGGGCTAATGATCAATCCGGAACATGCTGAGCTCCAACGCTCGGAATTGGCCGATCCCCGGGCCGAGGTGAAGATTTCCCAAACACGCCAGGATCTCTTCCTTGCCGCCGCGACGCAGTTTTGGGATTGGGTGTCCGCCGCAAAATTTGTTGATGTCCAACGCCGGGCACTCGGGGTCGCCGAGGAGCGGTTGAGGCAGGTCGAGGGCCGTGCCAAAGCGGGCGCCGTAGCGCCGCTCGATGTGGTCGAAGCGGGACAGGAAGTGCAGCGACGCCGTGAAGTGGCCATCGCCGCGCAGCGGGCCGTGGAGCAAGAACAGTACAGGATGTCGATGTTCCTTTGGGAAAACCAAGCGCCCACCACACCGCAGCTTGAGCGGGTGCCCGACTTTCCGCCCCCTGCCATGCCCCCGACGTCAGAAGCCGTCAAGGCCGACAAACTGCAGGCAAAAACCGACCGGCCGGAGATTCGGGAAATCGATATCGAAGCGAAGGTTAATAATATTGATTTGGAACTCGCTAAAAACAATCTCCTCCCCAGCCTCGATCTGGAGGCCGCGCCGGCACGCGCCCCGGAGAAATTCGTACTCGGACTGGGCTATCGTTTCGGGGCGGAACTGCGCATCCCGATCCTGCAGCGCCGAAGCCGCGGCGAGGTGATGGAAGCTCAGGCCCAAGCCGATCGGCTCGTGCTGGTGCAGAAATACCGGGAACAGCAAGTCGTGGTGGACGTCGATAATGCGTTGTCGGCAATCGAGCGGGCAAAGGAACGGGTCGCCGCGGCGGCGGAATCGCTTCGCATGGCCAAGACCTTGGAGGAAGGTGAGCGGTTCCGCTTCAGCCTGGGAGCCACCAGCGTCCTCTTCGTGAATCTCCGTGAACGAAATTCCGTCGATTCGGAGATGCAACTGGTGCGGGCGAAAGCCGATTATCAGAAGGCCTTGGCGCTGTATCAGTGGGCCACGGGCTCATGGGCACGAAGCCAGCCTTCCGCCGTACCGGTCAACTATCGAGTCGGCGCAAGCTTCGCCAAGTAG
- a CDS encoding ATP-binding cassette domain-containing protein, translating into MAQDHSGNQSNMFQTVVGHLGLLFRLERRILGLIFSYSIAIGLFALIVPLTVQELVNTFAFALQPITIVTLAAVMVAALLFVGAFRALQYYAVEVLERRIFARVAIAMAQQLPHLRYQGFKPRFANYFMETILMQRAVSVLLVDLINVIVGGAVGMTILVFYHPYFLLYNAILLLGFNLVFFLMSHGGLKADLELSHAKYDTLHWFQEIAYNLLHLKSTDSQALLIKKTDQLLDTYVNVRKTRFGILIRQYLGSLGWQALAHSGLIATAGWLLGIGQLTLGQFVAAEVVVSGILSSFDGVVKRMGHIYYFLTALTELSFLFSLPKDQDAATLSIPLPDPTVHGIRVTCKDLTFAPAGGPAVFENFNLEITPGEKIGIYADTTRAKTALARVLGGLESPTSGVIRYNGVDLRHLDLDSVNRFRGFILDSQLSLFEGTLEENILLGRDYIPYSDVRWALRFTELEEEVDALPQGLKTHVRSAGKIFAPTHIVRILVARAILGRPQLLIFEGILHNLHPALRETILRRLCSKEEPWSVIFVSNDPNLTPHVDRRIMLN; encoded by the coding sequence ATGGCCCAGGATCATTCCGGCAACCAGAGTAACATGTTCCAAACGGTCGTCGGCCACCTGGGCCTCCTGTTCCGTCTCGAACGACGGATCCTGGGCCTCATCTTTTCCTATTCGATCGCCATTGGGCTCTTCGCGCTGATCGTTCCGCTCACCGTTCAAGAACTCGTCAACACGTTCGCTTTCGCCCTGCAGCCCATCACCATCGTCACGTTGGCCGCAGTCATGGTCGCGGCCCTGCTCTTCGTCGGAGCGTTTCGGGCCCTGCAATACTATGCGGTCGAGGTGCTGGAGCGCCGCATTTTCGCCCGCGTCGCCATTGCGATGGCGCAACAACTCCCGCATCTGCGCTACCAGGGATTCAAACCCCGTTTCGCAAACTATTTCATGGAAACCATCCTCATGCAGCGGGCCGTCTCGGTCCTGCTGGTCGACCTGATCAATGTGATTGTCGGCGGCGCGGTCGGCATGACCATCCTGGTCTTCTATCACCCCTATTTCCTACTGTATAACGCGATCCTGCTGCTCGGGTTCAACCTGGTGTTTTTTCTCATGAGTCACGGCGGGCTCAAGGCCGACCTCGAACTCTCTCACGCCAAGTACGACACCCTGCATTGGTTCCAGGAAATCGCCTACAACCTGCTCCACCTCAAATCTACGGACAGCCAGGCGCTGCTGATCAAGAAAACCGACCAGCTCCTGGACACGTATGTCAACGTGCGCAAAACCAGATTCGGCATTCTAATCCGGCAATATTTGGGATCGCTCGGATGGCAAGCCCTCGCGCATAGCGGACTCATCGCGACCGCCGGCTGGTTGCTGGGGATCGGCCAGCTGACGTTGGGACAATTTGTCGCCGCGGAGGTCGTCGTGAGCGGCATCCTGTCGAGTTTCGACGGAGTCGTGAAGCGGATGGGGCATATCTACTACTTTCTCACCGCCTTGACCGAACTCAGCTTCCTGTTCTCGCTGCCGAAAGACCAGGATGCCGCGACACTGTCTATTCCCCTGCCGGATCCGACCGTACACGGCATTCGCGTCACTTGCAAAGACCTGACGTTTGCGCCCGCCGGTGGGCCGGCTGTCTTCGAAAACTTTAATTTGGAAATCACGCCAGGAGAGAAGATCGGCATCTACGCGGATACGACCAGGGCCAAGACGGCATTGGCGCGAGTCCTCGGCGGGCTCGAATCACCGACTTCCGGCGTCATCCGGTACAACGGCGTCGATCTGCGCCATTTAGATCTGGACTCCGTGAATCGGTTCAGAGGATTCATCCTGGACTCGCAATTGTCGCTCTTCGAAGGCACGCTCGAAGAGAACATCCTGCTCGGCCGCGACTACATTCCCTACAGCGACGTGCGCTGGGCGCTTCGTTTCACTGAGCTCGAAGAGGAAGTCGATGCCCTGCCTCAGGGCCTGAAAACCCATGTCCGCTCCGCAGGGAAAATCTTCGCGCCGACCCACATCGTGCGGATTTTGGTGGCCCGGGCCATCCTGGGGCGCCCGCAACTCCTCATTTTCGAGGGGATCCTTCACAACCTGCATCCCGCCCTGCGCGAGACCATTCTCCGGCGCCTGTGCAGCAAGGAAGAGCCCTGGTCGGTTATTTTCGTCTCCAACGATCCGAATCTGACTCCACATGTCGACCGGCGGATCATGCTGAACTAA
- a CDS encoding ATP-binding cassette domain-containing protein — MNDKASQLAIPTPSAWTILARLNLLIGLERRILAIVVSYAVAIGLLALIVPLTVQELVNTFAFAIQPIMIVTLVATMLGALLLMGTFRVLQGRAVEVLVQRIYTRLALAFTEALPRFRENAFLPQHTNTFIEAELLPRALVAMLVDFVNVSISGTIGMAILVMYHPYFLGYNMLLMTGYAFVLTFFGRGGLRITQRVSQLHYRTFHWLQDIGINRLHFKSTDSLPLLLKKTDSLVQAYVLARKTRSDILSGAQYQSAVVFQAFAHSGMIGLGGWLLSVGDITLGQFVAAEVIVGTLLLNLDTLARRMYAAIYVATSLQELSTLFEMPKEEVSGPIASWLPDPIEHGVRLTCKDVSFAAPDGQLLFDHFSLEVLPGEKISVLSGTSRSKTSLALLLAGLYPPTGGVIRYNDIDLRDVSLTYVNRCRGLMLDSHPTLFDGTLEENVTLQRPSIQFEDLSWALRFTELEEEIDALPQGLETLVHGNGANLTRSQVLRILLARMIVTRPQLLIFNGSLHNIEPALRLTLLRRLCSKEEPWSVVFVSNDPEVSQLVERRVVLD, encoded by the coding sequence GTGAATGACAAGGCCTCCCAACTCGCCATCCCCACACCCTCCGCCTGGACCATCCTCGCGCGCCTCAATCTGCTGATCGGGCTCGAGCGCCGCATTCTCGCCATTGTCGTCTCCTACGCGGTCGCGATCGGCCTCCTCGCGCTCATCGTGCCGCTCACCGTGCAGGAGCTGGTGAACACCTTTGCCTTTGCCATCCAACCAATCATGATCGTCACACTGGTGGCGACGATGCTCGGGGCACTGCTGCTCATGGGCACGTTCCGCGTCCTCCAGGGGCGGGCTGTGGAAGTGCTCGTGCAGCGAATCTACACACGTCTGGCCCTGGCTTTTACCGAGGCCCTGCCGCGCTTCCGTGAGAACGCCTTTCTGCCGCAGCATACCAACACCTTCATCGAGGCGGAATTGCTCCCACGCGCGCTGGTGGCGATGTTGGTCGACTTCGTCAACGTGTCGATCTCCGGCACCATCGGCATGGCAATCCTGGTCATGTATCACCCCTATTTCCTCGGCTACAACATGCTGTTGATGACAGGGTATGCGTTTGTGCTGACTTTTTTCGGACGGGGGGGACTTCGCATTACTCAACGGGTGTCGCAACTCCACTACCGGACCTTCCACTGGCTCCAAGACATCGGTATCAACCGGCTCCATTTCAAATCAACCGACAGCCTGCCACTCCTGCTCAAAAAAACCGATAGCCTCGTCCAAGCCTATGTGCTGGCACGAAAGACGCGATCGGATATTTTGAGCGGCGCGCAGTATCAGAGCGCGGTCGTGTTTCAGGCCTTTGCCCACAGCGGCATGATCGGCTTGGGCGGCTGGCTGCTATCGGTGGGCGATATCACCCTGGGGCAATTCGTCGCGGCAGAGGTCATTGTCGGCACCCTGCTGCTCAATCTCGACACCCTCGCCAGGCGCATGTATGCGGCCATCTATGTCGCCACCTCGCTGCAGGAACTCTCCACCCTGTTCGAAATGCCGAAAGAGGAGGTCTCCGGACCCATTGCCTCATGGCTTCCCGACCCCATCGAGCACGGCGTGCGCCTCACATGCAAAGACGTCTCCTTTGCTGCGCCGGACGGGCAGCTGCTCTTCGACCATTTCAGCCTGGAAGTCCTGCCGGGGGAAAAGATCAGCGTGCTCTCGGGCACCAGTCGAAGCAAAACGTCCCTCGCGCTGCTCCTCGCCGGCCTGTACCCTCCCACCGGCGGAGTCATCCGCTACAACGACATTGACCTTCGCGATGTGTCCCTTACCTACGTGAACCGCTGCCGGGGACTGATGCTGGACTCTCATCCGACCCTCTTCGACGGCACCCTGGAAGAAAATGTCACGCTCCAGCGGCCGTCGATTCAGTTTGAGGACCTCAGCTGGGCGCTTCGATTCACCGAACTTGAAGAGGAAATCGACGCATTGCCCCAAGGCTTGGAGACACTCGTACATGGAAACGGCGCCAATCTGACTCGCAGTCAGGTCCTTCGCATTCTCCTGGCGCGCATGATCGTCACCCGGCCGCAACTGTTGATTTTCAACGGCAGCCTCCACAATATCGAACCGGCGCTCAGGCTGACCCTGCTCCGCCGCCTGTGCTCCAAAGAAGAACCCTGGTCGGTAGTGTTCGTCTCCAACGACCCGGAAGTCAGCCAGTTGGTCGAACGTCGGGTCGTACTCGACTGA
- a CDS encoding MCP four helix bundle domain-containing protein: MSLASRFKVTVPGTNQLIISLLIAGLGWVSGQALSRIDQDLRIMYTEYTLGAADLAHISADVIRYRNTIIRSLEAENQTVFERITESLPAQRAKIQHAVDRYAAAGLRVSRSGRSEEKDIQAVRESLDQYFHVASKTIDLLSQEWRAGSAAEATELRRKAEIHAADNGGPKVMQVSLALDRLLETVAEVAKDMREAGTKTILTTSYWIVGGSFFIALLNLFIGRSQAAPPLPSSRPDETTPTGAPLRLSGEGSKPALHTD, from the coding sequence GTGTCGCTGGCATCTCGCTTCAAGGTCACGGTTCCCGGAACCAATCAACTGATCATCAGCCTCTTGATCGCGGGATTGGGATGGGTGAGCGGCCAGGCTCTGAGCCGTATCGATCAGGACCTCCGCATCATGTACACCGAGTACACGCTGGGCGCCGCGGACCTCGCGCATATCTCCGCCGACGTGATTCGCTATCGCAACACGATCATTCGATCGTTGGAGGCGGAAAACCAGACGGTCTTCGAACGGATCACCGAATCTCTGCCGGCGCAACGGGCAAAGATTCAGCATGCGGTGGATCGGTATGCCGCCGCCGGGCTCCGCGTCTCACGAAGCGGACGCAGCGAAGAAAAAGACATCCAAGCCGTTCGTGAAAGCCTCGACCAGTATTTCCATGTCGCCAGCAAGACCATCGATCTGCTGTCCCAGGAGTGGCGGGCGGGATCGGCGGCAGAAGCCACGGAACTCCGGCGGAAAGCCGAAATTCATGCGGCCGACAACGGAGGACCGAAAGTCATGCAGGTGAGTCTCGCTCTCGACCGTCTACTGGAAACCGTGGCCGAGGTCGCCAAGGACATGCGCGAGGCGGGAACCAAGACCATTCTGACGACGAGTTATTGGATCGTGGGCGGGAGTTTCTTCATCGCGTTGCTGAATCTGTTTATCGGCCGGAGCCAGGCGGCGCCACCGCTTCCTTCCTCCAGGCCTGATGAGACCACTCCTACCGGTGCCCCCTTGCGCCTGTCCGGTGAGGGCTCGAAGCCGGCGCTTCACACCGACTGA